The sequence CAAGTTCATGCGTGGGTGACTAATGCACAACCTGCACGAATCATCGTGCCAATGGTTAAGCGTGAAACTATGCCAGCGAACGCGGCAGGGGTGAACGAATTTACAAGCCTAGTCTCAAGTCCATTGATTAGTTTACGTCGTGCGCACTTTATGCACACGGGTATCACTAAACTCGAAGTTGAGCGCGACTTTGTCAAAGAGTACGAAGCCAACAAGTTTATCAATGAAGCGAACGCCAAGCGTAACGAACGTACACCTCAAGCGGGTTACTTTCACTTCGACCCTATTGTGCGTGGCTTCTCTATCGATGAGCTATTTCCAACACAGCACAGCTCTAACTTGAAGTTCTCAGTAACAACGAGTGACGTAGCAGGCTCAATTCCTATTTTGGTTGAATCGGTGAAAGTGGTTCGCCCTGAAATGCTCGCGGGTCGAAGCTAAGGAGCCGATATGAGCTTTTTTGATGACCTCTTAGAGTTTGGGGGCGGTGCGCTTGATAGCGTGGGTGAAAATGCCGATTGGCTGTTTGGTGATGATGACAATTCATCTAACCCAAACACTACCCAGCAACCTAACGCACCCGTTGTTGATAATAACGGCAACGCTGTTACAACCCCTCAAGGCTCACTTGTAGCGAAAGATAACACCCTGCTTTATATCGGTGGTGGTATTGCTGCGCTGTTAGTGTTGGTTCTGCTTGTTGTCATGCTGAAAGGTAAATAGTTATGCCATTACTTTTCATTGGTTTAGGTGGACTTGGGCTTGGGTCTGCACTTGGGTTTGGTGTGAGTCAGGGCATCAATAAGGCTCTGACTGCTACCGCGTTGATTGCCCTGTTATACCTTGCCTACAAATCGGGAGTGTTTCGCTAATGCTAGGTTCATTAACGTCTTTAACGGGTGGCGGTGGCTTGACGGGCGGGTCTTCGGGGCCAGCAAAATCAGGTAACACATCTAACACCACAAATAACAGTGGCTTTACTGCTGGCGCAATGAATTTTGGCAGCAACAATGGCATACCGTGGTGGGGAATTGCGCTTGTTGCTCTGATTGCGCTGTATGTTCTCACTCGAAAGTAACTTAATTCCTGAAACTTGGGGCAATGCCAAGCCGAGGCTATGTAAAGCCCTTGGTGATTACCTCAAACAAGCAGAAATTGAAGTTCAAGAGGGACGAGAGTCCCTTTATCGAGTGGAAGATACCTACATGTTACTGCGCGGTGAGCAATCACAATCAGGCTCTAACGAGTTAGTGGTTGTTGCGTTAGCAGGTGATATGGCAGCGGGTACGCTCAGTGCAATTAATCACGGTAAAGCGAACGGCTTTGACTCCATTCGCGCCCACTTTAGCAAACGCGGAGCCCATCGCTATATTCAGCGTAAATTACGATTGCCTGTTCGAGAGGTTGAAACTCACAAGAATGAGCATGTATTACAGATAAGGTTTGATGATATGGGCGGGAAAAGTAGCTCAAGAAGTGACGCTAAAACCGTCACCACAACCACAAACAAAAGCAATAGCCAAGGTATCGGTGGCGATAACAATGGCTTTGCGCTGTCAGGGATAGAAAACTCTGACATCAATTTAAGCATGACTGACCATGGCGCAATGGCAGTTGCAGGTCGAACGGCAGAAGAAGCGTTTAAATTCGGAACTGACGCATTAGATTTTTCAGCAGACACCGTTGATGCTTCTTTGGGTTTTGGTGAGAAAGCGTTAGACGGAGCGTTCAGTTTTGGTGAGAGCGCATTGGATGCAAATGCAAATCTTAGCGAGCACGCGATAGATTCAATTAAATCCATGGCAGGCCAACAAACGGAAACGACCAAAGCAGCACTTGCAATAGCAGGGGCAGCAAAAGCGCGAGAGCAAACGGGTGAGAACGAAAGCAATAACGAGTTACTGAAAAATGTGTCTCTTATGGTCGGGATTCTCGTCTCGGTATTAACGATGGCTTATATGTTCGCGGGGCGTAAACAATGAAGCAACTGCATACCTTAAATACTGGCGAAGCCATTAAATTTAACGCAGGTCAGGCTGGTAAGTACCTCATAATGCGTGAGGCCAGTAATACCGTCATGTTGCGCGGTGATGCTCTGCGACCTGTAGAAATTGAACGTGGTGACACGGTTGATATCACTCGTTTTGATGAGCTTGAACTTTTTAATCACAAAGTGGATGCCGTGACGATTGAATATCAAATCGCAGATGTTCCAATCATCACCAAAGCGCAAAAAATTGA is a genomic window of Vibrio sp. FE10 containing:
- a CDS encoding major capsid protein P2; the encoded protein is MSVKPIKLNSMVGAAWGQKGTLPIPVGPTYQELVLETNAEAADIERLSITLNAEEIYVLTGSEILMLERYKQRAHTTGHYVIPFSDISARTKNGVRYTGLVTEAGDNIHLDIQFKAKASGDPLSIQVHAWVTNAQPARIIVPMVKRETMPANAAGVNEFTSLVSSPLISLRRAHFMHTGITKLEVERDFVKEYEANKFINEANAKRNERTPQAGYFHFDPIVRGFSIDELFPTQHSSNLKFSVTTSDVAGSIPILVESVKVVRPEMLAGRS